In Balearica regulorum gibbericeps isolate bBalReg1 chromosome 2, bBalReg1.pri, whole genome shotgun sequence, one DNA window encodes the following:
- the LRRC30 gene encoding leucine-rich repeat-containing protein 30 — protein MGTEHSKNEGQRSTFFLRKGPKLPAWEDALLSGKEPKSLLKRGLRYVSLSLIMKGMTSVPDFLWGLPEVQKLNLSRNQLVVIPPSLGKLDRLVVLNLGGNRLKCLPKEIGLLRNLKVLFVNMNCLTEVPAELSLCRKLEVLSLSHNCISQLPLSLTDLTSLRKLNLSNNRFLQIPLCIFALRSLDFLHLGSNRLENIAESVQYLVNLQIFIIENNNIRTLPRSLCFITTLELLNIDYNAIQTLPDDLYLLHRLPRIAWNPMDKGLHIAHNPLSRPLPEVVEGGLDVLFNYLREKKEHN, from the coding sequence ATGGGAACCGAGCACTCGAAGAATGAGGGGCAAAGAAGCACcttttttctgaggaaaggTCCAAAGTTACCTGCGTGGGAAGATGCTCTTCTCTCAGGGAAAGAGCCCAAGTCACTGCTGAAACGGGGCTTACGTTATGTCAGCTTGAGCCTCATAATGAAAGGGATGACCAGCGTGCCTGACTTCTTGTGGGGACTGCCCGAGGTGCAGAAACTGAACCTTTCACGCAACCAGTTGGTGGTGATTCCTCCTTCATTGGGGAAACTGGACAGGCTGGTAGTGCTGAACTTGGGTGGCAACCGCCTCAAGTGTCTGCCTAAAGAGATTGGGCTgctgaggaacctgaaggtcTTGTTTGTCAATATGAATTGCCTGACAGAAGtgccagcagagctcagcttgTGCAGGAAGCTGGAGGTTTTGAGCCTCTCGCACAACTGCATCTCACAATTGCCTTTGAGCCTCACAGATCTGACGAGTTTGAGGAAACTGAACCTCAGTAACAACCGCTTTCTGCAAATTCCCCTCTGCATTTTTGCATTGAGGAGCTTAGACTTCTTGCACCTAGGGTCCAACAGGCTTGAAAACATCGCAGAAAGTGTCCAGTATCTGGTCAATCTGCAAATCTTTATCATAGAGAATAACAACATACGCACCCTGCCACGGTCCCTCTGCTTCATCACCACTCTGGAGTTACTAAACATTGATTACAACGCCATACAGACTCTCCCGGATGACCTCTACCTGCTGCACCGGCTGCCACGCATCGCGTGGAACCCGATGGACAAAGGCCTCCACATCGCCCACAACCCCTTGTCCCGGCCCCTGCCCGAGGTCGTCGAGGGGGGGCTGGATGTCCTCTTCAACTACctcagggagaaaaaggagcaCAACTGA